The Hemiscyllium ocellatum isolate sHemOce1 chromosome 4, sHemOce1.pat.X.cur, whole genome shotgun sequence genomic interval ACAGGGTAGAAGAATCGGCCGCGTTCTGGCAAAGCATTCCTTGTTCTACCAGTTGTCTTAATGTAAAAAAAGTTGTTCTTGTATCTTTTCTCTGCTTAAGTTTATATTAATGACTTCTGATCACTGTCCCCCCAGCTGGAGGATTTTTTTAAATCATGCAGTGTAAGAAAactaaaataatattttaaaggAAGGAATGAACTTGTCTTTATGTAAAATCTTTAAGACATTTCAAAGTGCTTACAACCTGTGGTATACCAATgaaatgcagtcactgttttaATATATGCAGCCAATTCTTGCATTGCAAGATCTCAAACAGCAGTGAGATAGTTGACTTTTGTTTTAAACTGGTGTTCATCAAGTGcacgtttataaaatcacatcTTCATCCTCTGTAATCAAGTGAAAAATTTTTTTCATCTCAACACTCTGTTCATAATCTGAATTTCCCTTGTTGCAGCATTATAGCACATCTATATGCTGTATGTAGCTTTAACATTGTTTCTGTGATAGCTGTGCCAGATTATATTGTTGCAATATGTAGTTCTTCTCCTGATGGCCTCTGAGCATTATTTGCTTTGTGTATTCCTGGTCCATTTCCTTTAACATGATGTGCTCCCTAACACTGTAAAGGATATGAAGATAGAATTTGGTCTTTGCGAAAGATGTTCGTTTGATCCACTCCTAGGTAGATTCATCTGCAACGGGCAGATTGTTGAGGAACAGCTCTGGGCAGGTTGTCCACGTCTGTAGGTGTTTGATGCTTCATCAGCTTTTGCAAGCATGGTCTGGCAATTTGTCCTCTTTGAGGACTTGGCTGATGATGCAACTGAGCCATTCTTGGAGATGAATGTTGAAGAATTCTGCCCAGAATACATACCTTTGCTACTTTCAGTGTTTCCTTCGAGTGGTGGTGTACCTGGAGAAGTACTGATTACTCAGCTGCAGATGCTAATTAGCAAAAAATATCCTTGCTCACCGTATGATCTGAAAACAAGAGACCTCATGTTGCGCAGAGTGACTGATGAAGGTTCCCAGTTCCCAGTTGTCCTTCGGGGCTCTTTGTTCCCAGCGAGCAGGAAACTAAGCATACACAGTCACCAGCCTTGGATATCTTCTGTCCCATCTGCAAGACGGACCCATCACTTGTATCCAACTCACATCAGCTATTTACCCCACTTTATTTTGCAGAAATAAATCAAAGGAGGAGGTTTCTTACCTTGTTGGACTGGGAACAGACTGATTGTAAAAGGGGTTTCCCACCTTGATTGCGTCCATTGTTGCTATTTGGGTCTATCCTGAAATAGATAAAAATACCAAATTATATTTCTTTATTGTTTTTATGTTTCTCTCTGAACGGCATATTCTCCATTTCTAATTCATCTCCATTGTAATGTACACCAAGTCCTGTCAATGTACAAACGTATGAATTAGGAGCATAGGttagtcattcagcccctcacgccTGCCCTGttattcactaagatcatggctgacctaattACATCGGGTTTCTACCTACTTTGCAATAATCTTTCACACCCTTGCTTATCAAGCACGCATAAGAATCTATTAAAGCAGGTAACTAAAAATTTGGTCAGTGAGGTAGATTTTAAGAGGTCTGTTTATGGAAGGAAAGATGCAAGATTTAAGCAGGGAACTGCAACATTTACTACTTAAGCCTCTGAAAGTATAGCACCAAGGATACAGATGGTGGTCAGGTATGATGCAAACATCCAGAACCGTGAAAGGTGCGCCTAATGTTTTAATACACCGCAACACATCTGGTACAAATGCATTTAAAACATTTCCTTAAGATTCAAGTTCAACTGTTTTCAGTTGTATCTCTGCTTTTATTTAACCCTATATTACATCCTACTATTTTTGTACCTCATGTTTATCTAGCTTCTTGGTAAATGCATCTGTACTTCTCAACTCAACCACTCCCTAAGGTAGCAAGGTCACATTCACACCACTCTGGGTGGTGAAGTTTCACCTCAATTCCTGATATAATTTATTCTGCCCTTTGAGACCTAGTTTTAGATTCTACTCTCAAATACAACCATTTTCTCCATGTCCGCCCTATTGAACATAAATTTAAAGACCTTTCGTAAAACTGATTTCGGCTGTTTGTCAATTTATTGGTTATGAAACCAAAGTGTGCACAGCATTCATAATTTGCCTTGGAATAGTAGACTTTCCACTTGTATAAAATATCAGAGCTGCATATCACACTATTGAAGTTGGATTGTTCTTTTGAAGTCAAAGTTGGGGCAACTAAAATGCATAACTCTGCATCTTACTCACCTTTACCACAAACTAGTATAACCTATGACTGTTTAATGTAGCCATTTGGTGGTACTTGTTCCAATCCTCAGTGCTGACATTTtgctttaaagaaaataaatgtgCCTGAACTAGAAGGATGCCAATGATAATTGGATTAAGTCAGAAGTCGcaacaacaccaagttatagttccAGCGGGTTTATTTAAAATTGCAAGCTTTAGGAGGGATGCTTCTTCGAAtgatttcacctgatgaaggagcagcgctccaaaagcttgtgattttaaataagcctgttggactataacctggtgtcgtgtggcttctgactttgtacaccccagtccaacaccagcatctccacatcaatgAAAGTTGGCACCTACATAACATTTAAATAATCCTAAGGAAATTCAAATGGTCCTAATAAACAAACACCACTTTTAAACCCTTCATTTATTTGGACTGGTATGCCCAGATATATTAGCAGGACAGTTCTACTCTATTGTTCATGGTTGTAcaggttttgttttaatttaaaaacactcaatcaagtgtTCTATATTGCAGGTTAAATTCTCCTGTGATGTGGGCCAACAAATCTGCTAGCTGGAGCTGATGGTAATAAGTGAAATCTTGAGTTCAGCAAACTGGAATAGTTCTGGACGTACTTTCCCAAAGAGGCCACTGGTCTGTTGAGGTTTTAAATACCAACTTAGCCAGCTGCCACTCTTTTATCAGACTGCTCATGGCTAGTAAACGCAAGTCGACAACTCCTTGCATGGTTCGCGCCACAGATGTCTTGGAGCAGGAACCAGATTTGGAGATGGATGGAAATGCAGGTGATGGGTCTCCTCACCAATTGTCGGATGAAAGCTGGCCAGCAGATAATGGAATAAATGACCAGGATCATCCAGTTTTAGAGAAAACTGCCTTAGACAATCAACAGACCAAGAAACTAGAAGGAGGCTATGAATGTAAATATTGCACCTTTGAATCACAGGACTTGAATGAGTTTACAGAACATGTTGATACTATACACCCAAATGTTATCCTTAATCCATTTTACGTCTGTGCGGTTTGTAACTTTACAACAAAAAGGTATGATACCTTCACTGATCACAATGGTAGACATCACCAAGGTGAAAATAACTTCAAGTTGAAGTTGATAAAACGCAATAATCAGACTATTCTTGAGCAGACTATTGAAGATTCCACTAACAGTGTGAATGCAGATAGAGAGGAAAATCCTCCAACTGGAATCCCAATAAGTAAAACTCCAATCATGAAAACAATCAAAAACAAAGCAGATAGTAAAAGAATCAATGTGTTGTCACGAGTAAAAGATGAATATGATGCTTCACAAGAAAGCAAGACAGAAGGGAATAGCACTGACGTTACTCACAATACTAATAGTGGATTGCTAATTCCAGAAACAGTGATTAAGGATGGAGTGCCTCATGTAATGCCATCTATACAACCACCACCAAACATCAACTTAATACCCAAAGTCATGATTCCCATGCATGGCACAAAATACAATGCTGCAATGGATGTTAACAAAAGCCTCATAGGTTCCTTTAATAAATTTCCCTACCCTACTCAGGCAGAACTGTCTTGGTTGACAGCTGTCTCAAAGCATCCGGAAGAACAAATTAAAATATGGTTCTCAACCCAGCGTCTTAAACACGGCATCAGTTGGGCTCCCGAGGAAGTGGAAGAGGCCAGAAAAATGATGTTTAATGGCACCATTCAGACGCCAACCATCACTGTTGTACCAGCACAGATGCCATCATCCACGAAAGGCACACAACAGCATGTTATCCAGACAGGAGTGCCCTGCCAGTTAGTTGGTCAGACAGGCATTGTATGGACACAAGTCGCAAATGGGTCAACAGTATCCTGTTCTCCCATCACATTGGCAGTGGCAGCCAGCTCAAACCAGACCGTGTCTCAGAAGAGGAGTTTGCCGCCCTCTCAAGTAACCGGAGACCCCAAGCGTGCAAATGTAGTCCAGGTTTGTCAGCTCGCGTCACAGGGGAATTCAGTTGTGTTTTCTCCTGGGGCTTCAGATGTAAACACGAGCCGCAAGAAGACCAAGGAGCAAATGGCAGAACTGAAGGCCAGCTTCGCCATCAGCCAGTTCCCCGACGATGAGGAGGTTTACCGGCTCATGCAGGTGACTAAACTCTCCAGGGCAGAGATCAAGAAGTGGTTCAGTGATAACCGCTACCGGACACAAAAGGGTCACTCTAGCCATGCTGCTACAGAAATTGTGGTCACCATCCCCCAGGATCCTCCTCCTGGGAGTCACCCAAATCGTAAATATGGATGGAATAGTTACTCTGATTTTGCACCGCAGAAATTCAAAGAGAAAAGTATTGATCAGCTGAAGGTGCTTGAGGAAAGCTTTCAATATAGTTCCTTCCCAACggatgaggaaaaagaaagatTAAGGTCAGAGTCCAAACTAACCAGGAGAGAGATTGACGCTTGGTTCTCCGAGAGGAGAAAACTGAGAGACTCGCTAGAAGGTGGGATTCTAGAAACGAGCAAAGTACCCCTCAACCCAGATGTGAAACCAGAGTCTATTAAATCAGAAGGGCAAGAGGTAGTTGACAATAGTCACACAAAAACCTCCCATTTGGGTCCACATTATCCAGGTAAGCCCGGAACCCCTCCTCCAAACACAGGAATACAGCATATTAAAACAACTAGTCCAATTGACAAGACTCATAAGAAAAGTCAGGAACAGCTGCACATCCTAAAGAGTGCATTTGTACGTACACAGTGGCCAACAGTAGAGCAATATGACAGTTTAGCAGTGCAGAGTGGGCTGCCAAGGAATGACATTGTACGTTGGTTTGGTGACAACAGATATGCAATTAAAAATGGCAACTTAAAATGGCTTGACCAGTACCAAAGAGCAAATACAGAAAGTCACAATGGCCAGAGTAACCTCAATGGCAATGAACGAAGGGGAAATAGCAGAGGACATAAAGCAGCTGGTGTTTGGGGTGCAacaggtcattccacacacagtCGTGCTGGTAAAACCATCCTATTACAGTATTACTTACGACACCGACAGCTAAGGGAGGAAGACCTTGATGAGTTGGTTTCAAAGTCCAACATGAGCTACGAACAGGTCAGGGACTGGTTTGCAGAAAAGCAAACAGAAGATGCCATGGACACATCAGAGAGCAATAGCAGAGATGGCCAGTTTAGTGATGAGGATGAGGAGTGGGGTGAGGTAGAGGACATCAGTGAGAgggatgaaaatgttgcctctgaaCTCTCAGGCAGCTGGGCACACGCAACACAGTGTGGCTCAACGGAGTTTAATGAACTGGATTCTGAAAGCATGTCTGCTGAAAATTCCACAATATAGCTAAGGTAAATTACTTAATGTTTAACTTGATGTCCACTGCCACTCGTGTAGTTGATTTCTTTAAAGAGCTATGTTGAGACTATTTTGTACCATATCTTGTGAAACTAAGGACATTAGAAAGATAGAAATAGATCATTAGCCCTTCAAATCAGCTCCACTATTCAGAAATTATAATTGATGTCCTACTTCAACTACACTTTTCTACATTATTGTACTATCCTTTGATTCCCTTTAATATCTAGAAATCTGTTACTTTGAGTTTAGGATACTTGATGAGTGAGCATCCACGATTCTCTGGGGTAGAAATTTCTGTTTATCTTTGCCCTAAATTGACAGCCTATCCTGGCAAATCTGTCAAAATGTCCTGTCTAAACTGCATAATTGCAGAGCAACCTGAGCCTTCATCTGTAGACAAAGCACATTTTAGCCCCTCTGCATTAGCTGTGCGCACAACCATGAAAATCATCTCTAGGGCCTGCAGACGtctttctatctgtctctttTCCTCCTGCCCccagtctgtctctccctctgtctgtggtcAGTGTCTGTCTTTCCTCCTCTGAACACTTGATCGCTCAGTCActctgtctctcgctgtctcGCGCACATGCTCTCGctctctgtcactctccctctctctgtgtcactctctcacactctgtgtctgtgtctgtgtgtctctctctcgctctttctgcCTCTCACTCTGTgcgtttctctgtgtgtgtcacatactctctctctctctctctctctctctctctctctctctctctctctctcttaacagTCACCTAGCATTGTAAATAGTAAACCTCCATAAAGAACTATTGGAATAAATACAGGTATCTTGTGTATCTTGATTGATCTTTTGAATTCTTTATGCCCGCACTGACTAACTGTCAACAGTTTCATAAAATGTACATCAGAGTTTTCAGTCCATTCTCAACACTCTGGTAGTTATCCAATTCTTTCCTCCATagctcaattttttttcttttgagggATTGCTCCATGCCTTGTTGAAAGTAACAATTAAATCTCCTTCCACCACCCTTCCATGCGATGCATGCCAGATGATAAACACACTgtgctttcatttttttaaaaataatttcccaATGTGATTGCAACTTAGGTAATGGAGATTTATAGCAAACTTAGAATCAGAACATCCCTTAACATGAATTGCTGAAGAAAATAGCAAACATTTTGTTTAGCTAATGATTGAAGACAAAGCACGGTAGATTAGAATTTAATCCATGGAAGCGAGAGAAGCTGAAAGACTGCTTAATCTAAAGGCTGAA includes:
- the LOC132813017 gene encoding zinc fingers and homeoboxes protein 2-like — encoded protein: MASKRKSTTPCMVRATDVLEQEPDLEMDGNAGDGSPHQLSDESWPADNGINDQDHPVLEKTALDNQQTKKLEGGYECKYCTFESQDLNEFTEHVDTIHPNVILNPFYVCAVCNFTTKRYDTFTDHNGRHHQGENNFKLKLIKRNNQTILEQTIEDSTNSVNADREENPPTGIPISKTPIMKTIKNKADSKRINVLSRVKDEYDASQESKTEGNSTDVTHNTNSGLLIPETVIKDGVPHVMPSIQPPPNINLIPKVMIPMHGTKYNAAMDVNKSLIGSFNKFPYPTQAELSWLTAVSKHPEEQIKIWFSTQRLKHGISWAPEEVEEARKMMFNGTIQTPTITVVPAQMPSSTKGTQQHVIQTGVPCQLVGQTGIVWTQVANGSTVSCSPITLAVAASSNQTVSQKRSLPPSQVTGDPKRANVVQVCQLASQGNSVVFSPGASDVNTSRKKTKEQMAELKASFAISQFPDDEEVYRLMQVTKLSRAEIKKWFSDNRYRTQKGHSSHAATEIVVTIPQDPPPGSHPNRKYGWNSYSDFAPQKFKEKSIDQLKVLEESFQYSSFPTDEEKERLRSESKLTRREIDAWFSERRKLRDSLEGGILETSKVPLNPDVKPESIKSEGQEVVDNSHTKTSHLGPHYPGKPGTPPPNTGIQHIKTTSPIDKTHKKSQEQLHILKSAFVRTQWPTVEQYDSLAVQSGLPRNDIVRWFGDNRYAIKNGNLKWLDQYQRANTESHNGQSNLNGNERRGNSRGHKAAGVWGATGHSTHSRAGKTILLQYYLRHRQLREEDLDELVSKSNMSYEQVRDWFAEKQTEDAMDTSESNSRDGQFSDEDEEWGEVEDISERDENVASELSGSWAHATQCGSTEFNELDSESMSAENSTI